A stretch of Mus caroli chromosome 5, CAROLI_EIJ_v1.1, whole genome shotgun sequence DNA encodes these proteins:
- the LOC110294830 gene encoding Y-linked testis-specific protein 1-like, producing MKPEHRMIATRQRTRSAVAYHTRSTAMKKTMTLKNLSTPSLQKQRRKNPSSQALRNIVGCRISHGWKDGNEPVTHWKAIVLSQLPTNPSLYLVKYDGIDCVYALELHSDERILNLKVSPHKVVFPQVRDAHLASSIVGRAVEHRFEGKDGSKDNWRGVVLGQVPIMKAWFYITYEKDLVLYIYQLLDDYTEGNLRILPGTPPAEVSSDTDSNIMIGKFVQHTRGDGSKKIGKIVYQVLAKPSVYFVKFDGDVHIYIYNLVKKIP from the coding sequence ATGAAGCCTGAACACAGAATGATAGCTACAAGACAGCGGACCAGGAGTGCTGTGGCCTACCACACCAGGTCTACAGCCATGAAGAAGACGATGACTCTGAAGAATCTGAGCACGCCATCCctccagaagcagaggaggaagaacccTTCTTCCCAGGCCCTGAGGAATATTGTTGGCTGCAGAATTTCTCATGGATGGAAGGATGGTAATGAGCCTGTCACCCATTGGAAGGCCATCGTTCTAAGTCAACTGCCAACAAACCCATCCCTCTATCTGGTGAAATATGACGGAATTGACTGTGTCTACGCACTGGAGCTCCACAGTGATGAGAGGATTTTAAACCTTAAGGTCTCGCCTCATAAAGTCGTGTTTCCTCAGGTGAGAGATGCCCACCTCGCCAGCTCCATTGTTGGCAGAGCTGTAGAACACAGATTTGAGGGCAAAGATGGCTCTAAGGATAACTGGAGGGGGGTGGTGCTAGGCCAGGTGCCGATCATGAAGGCCTGGTTTTACATAACCTACGAGAAGGATCTGGTCCTCTACATCTATCAGCTCCTGGATGACTACACAGAAGGTAACCTCCGCATCCTTCCAGGGACTCCTCCGGCAGAGGTGAGCTCAGACACTGACAGCAACATCATGATAGGTAAATTCGTGCAGCACACCAGAGGCGACGGGTCCAAAAAGATCGGCAAGATTGTTTACCAAGTTCTAGCCAAGCCTTCCGTGTACTTTGTCAAGTTTGATGGTGACGTTCATATCTACATCTATAATCTGGTGAAAAAGATCCCTTAG